From Drosophila yakuba strain Tai18E2 chromosome 2L, Prin_Dyak_Tai18E2_2.1, whole genome shotgun sequence, one genomic window encodes:
- the LOC6528959 gene encoding uncharacterized protein LOC6528959 has protein sequence MKLKYKKKHQPLDPIKQVLRKFARVLGKAFLYLGTPPQCPLHQSSTLNLLHCHYLGVCPVCALSSFSGSGTSCSSPYSSCCGNSTTSSAPCKSSTKSRRLNKWATKRSGIFGENFEIRRHDNQTN, from the exons atgaaattgaagtACAAAAAGAAACACCAGCCGCTTGACCCAATTAAACAAGTTCTTCGAAAATTTGCACGTG TACTTGGCAAGGCCTTTTTATACCTCGGCACCCCACCCCAGTGTCCACTCCACCAGTCCAGTACGTTAAACCTACTGCACTGTCACTATCTTGGCGTCTGTCCAGTCTGCGCCCTGAGTTCCTTTTCAGGAAGCGGTACATCATGTTCGAGTCCGTATTCTTCGTGCTGCGGCAATTCTACAACTTCGTCTGCCCCATGCAAATCTTCTACGAAATCGAGGAGGCTGAACAAGTGGGCCACCAAGAGGAGTGGGATATTTGGAGAGAACTTTGAGATTCGACGGCATGACAACCAAACGAACTGA